Proteins from a single region of Sediminitomix flava:
- a CDS encoding histidine phosphatase family protein, giving the protein MTTILLARHGETDWNKNNYFSGRANIELNEKGQRQAQMLGRYIGSHWQPSTLYTSPFDRAINTGKYIADTFELQSQQLPLLVDIDYGIWQAKLHKEFREKHPDQWLMWLEHPERYVFEDGESLQDVQVRARNIIQKIEKSHESETVVLIGHDCVNRLLMLEFLGLPLSAYRKVIQGNGCLNVVKIVNGAYVIVSMNERAFLGEYRF; this is encoded by the coding sequence ATGACAACAATTTTGTTAGCACGACATGGTGAAACGGATTGGAATAAGAATAACTATTTTAGTGGTCGCGCAAATATAGAATTAAATGAAAAAGGGCAGCGTCAGGCTCAAATGTTAGGGCGTTACATTGGTAGTCATTGGCAGCCTTCAACATTGTACACTAGTCCTTTTGATAGAGCAATCAATACTGGGAAATATATAGCGGATACATTTGAGTTACAAAGTCAACAACTACCATTGTTAGTGGATATTGACTACGGAATATGGCAGGCTAAATTGCATAAAGAATTTAGAGAAAAGCATCCGGACCAATGGTTGATGTGGTTGGAGCATCCCGAGAGATATGTATTTGAGGATGGTGAATCGTTGCAAGATGTACAAGTTCGGGCAAGAAATATTATTCAGAAAATTGAGAAATCACACGAGAGTGAAACGGTAGTGTTAATTGGACATGATTGTGTGAATAGATTATTGATGTTGGAGTTTTTAGGTTTACCCTTAAGTGCTTATCGGAAGGTTATTCAAGGAAATGGCTGTCTGAATGTGGTTAAGATTGTGAATGGTGCATATGTCATTGTTTCGATGAATGAAAGAGCTTTTTTGGGTGAATACAGATTCTAA
- the ispF gene encoding 2-C-methyl-D-erythritol 2,4-cyclodiphosphate synthase, with amino-acid sequence MKIRVGQGYDVHTLAEGESLWLGGIKLEHTHGLVGHSDADVLIHAICDAILGAANMRDIGYHFADTDPEFKGIDSKILLKDVMKLIREEGYEVSNVDSTIVAQRPKINPHIPAMKTCLSKVMGLDENDISIKATTSEKMGFVGREEGMAVHSVALLIKK; translated from the coding sequence ATGAAAATTAGAGTAGGACAAGGATACGACGTACACACTTTAGCTGAAGGAGAATCTTTATGGTTAGGTGGAATTAAGCTTGAACACACTCATGGCCTAGTAGGTCATTCTGATGCAGACGTACTAATACATGCGATTTGTGATGCTATTTTGGGAGCAGCAAATATGAGAGATATTGGTTACCACTTTGCTGATACAGATCCCGAATTTAAGGGCATTGACAGTAAGATATTGTTAAAAGATGTAATGAAGTTAATTCGTGAGGAAGGATACGAAGTTAGTAATGTAGATAGCACGATTGTAGCTCAACGTCCAAAAATAAATCCACATATCCCTGCTATGAAAACATGCCTTTCAAAAGTTATGGGCTTAGACGAAAACGATATTTCGATAAAAGCTACTACATCTGAAAAAATGGGTTTTGTAGGCCGTGAAGAAGGTATGGCAGTACACTCTGTTGCACTGCTTATAAAAAAATAA
- a CDS encoding M20 metallopeptidase family protein encodes MSLRDKIRDIAKERLDKVIDIRRHLHANPELSFKETQTAKFVAEELKAYGIETQEGVADTGVVGLIKGKNPDKKVIALRADMDALPIHEANDVSYKSKNEGVMHACGHDAHTSSLLGAAYILNQVKDEFEGTVKLIFQPGEEKLPGGASLMIKDGVLQNPAPQKIFGQHVMPLIPVGKVGFRQGMYMASADEIYMTVKGKGGHGAIPEMNIDPVLITSHIIVALQQIISRNCSPKIPSVLSFGKVIAEGATNVIPNEVKVEGTFRTMNEEWRGDAHVKIKKMAEGIAESMGGEVEINIMKGYPCLINEPAMSARAKEAAIDYMGEENVVDLDLWLAAEDFSFFSQEMDACFYRLGTRNEEKGIVSGVHTPTFDIDESALEIGAGLMAYLAVSELEQL; translated from the coding sequence ATGAGCTTGAGAGATAAAATTAGAGATATAGCAAAAGAAAGGTTGGATAAAGTAATCGATATCAGAAGACATCTGCATGCGAATCCAGAACTTTCTTTTAAAGAAACACAAACAGCAAAATTCGTAGCTGAAGAATTAAAAGCTTATGGCATCGAAACGCAAGAAGGAGTTGCAGATACAGGAGTCGTAGGATTGATTAAAGGGAAAAACCCTGATAAAAAAGTAATTGCACTAAGAGCTGATATGGATGCACTTCCAATTCATGAGGCAAATGATGTTTCTTACAAATCAAAAAATGAAGGCGTGATGCATGCTTGTGGGCATGATGCTCATACTTCTTCTCTTTTAGGTGCTGCATATATTCTCAATCAAGTTAAAGATGAGTTTGAAGGAACTGTAAAATTGATCTTCCAACCAGGAGAAGAAAAATTGCCAGGTGGAGCTTCATTGATGATCAAAGATGGTGTTCTGCAAAATCCAGCACCACAAAAAATCTTCGGACAGCATGTCATGCCTCTTATTCCTGTAGGAAAAGTAGGATTTAGACAAGGGATGTACATGGCTAGTGCAGATGAAATTTATATGACTGTGAAAGGTAAAGGAGGTCATGGTGCAATCCCAGAAATGAATATTGACCCTGTATTGATTACTTCTCACATTATTGTTGCATTACAACAAATCATTAGTAGAAACTGTAGCCCAAAAATTCCTTCAGTGCTTTCTTTTGGAAAAGTCATTGCAGAAGGAGCTACAAATGTTATCCCTAATGAGGTAAAAGTAGAAGGTACTTTCCGTACAATGAATGAGGAGTGGAGAGGTGATGCTCATGTCAAAATTAAAAAAATGGCAGAGGGTATTGCAGAAAGCATGGGTGGTGAAGTTGAAATAAATATCATGAAAGGATACCCGTGTTTGATTAATGAGCCAGCTATGAGTGCAAGAGCAAAAGAAGCCGCTATAGATTATATGGGCGAAGAAAATGTTGTGGATTTGGATTTGTGGTTAGCTGCGGAAGATTTTTCATTCTTTTCACAAGAGATGGATGCTTGTTTCTATAGATTAGGTACAAGGAATGAAGAAAAAGGGATTGTTTCAGGAGTTCATACACCTACTTTTGATATAGACGAGTCAGCCCTAGAAATAGGAGCAGGCCTAATGGCATACTTGGCAGTTTCTGAATTGGAACAACTGTAA
- the lysA gene encoding diaminopimelate decarboxylase — protein sequence MNAQNGQYEIQGLNVLDIVKTHGSPLYLYDGDKMEQQYNRLKNAFDGINLKVKYACKSLTNLSVLKLFKKLGSDIDTVSIQEVQLALLAGFTPDQIIFTPNCVSFEEIQEAVELGVMINIDNISILEQFGNHYGSSVPCCIRVNPHIMAGGNSKISVGHIGSKFGISVFQMPHVRKVVENHNIKVVGLHMHSGSDILDSQVFLQAANVLFEATEGFDDLEFIDLGSGFKVAYKEGDVTTNIEEVGKVLGDAFKSFCKSYGRELELWFEPGKYLVSESGLLLVETNVIKHGLAAVFVGVDAGQNHLIRPMMYDAYHHIVNISNPKGKERIYDVVGYICETDTFGHNRKLNEVHEGDILAIKNAGAYGFMMSNNYNSRLRAAEVLIYKGEARLIRKRETMDDIVRNQVDFFESETVQQ from the coding sequence TTGAACGCGCAGAACGGTCAGTATGAAATCCAAGGACTAAATGTACTTGATATTGTAAAAACACATGGTAGCCCACTTTATCTTTATGACGGAGATAAAATGGAGCAACAATATAATCGATTGAAGAATGCGTTTGATGGAATCAATCTTAAGGTGAAATACGCTTGTAAATCGTTGACAAACCTTAGTGTTTTAAAGCTTTTCAAAAAGCTAGGCTCAGATATTGATACGGTTTCCATCCAAGAAGTTCAACTTGCGTTATTAGCTGGTTTTACTCCAGATCAAATTATATTTACACCTAACTGTGTTTCTTTTGAAGAAATTCAAGAAGCGGTTGAGTTAGGAGTTATGATCAATATTGATAATATTTCCATTTTGGAGCAATTTGGAAATCATTATGGCTCATCAGTTCCTTGTTGTATCAGAGTGAATCCTCATATTATGGCTGGAGGAAATTCAAAAATTTCAGTAGGTCATATCGGTTCAAAGTTTGGGATTTCGGTTTTCCAAATGCCACATGTTAGAAAAGTGGTAGAGAATCATAATATCAAAGTTGTCGGTTTACATATGCACTCAGGGTCAGATATCTTGGATAGCCAAGTATTCTTACAAGCTGCAAATGTATTATTTGAAGCAACTGAAGGTTTTGATGATCTTGAATTTATCGATCTGGGTAGTGGATTTAAAGTTGCTTACAAAGAAGGTGACGTTACCACAAATATTGAGGAAGTTGGTAAAGTGTTAGGGGATGCTTTCAAAAGCTTCTGTAAATCTTATGGTAGAGAACTTGAGCTTTGGTTCGAACCTGGTAAATACTTGGTGAGTGAATCAGGTTTACTGCTTGTAGAAACCAATGTGATCAAACATGGTTTAGCAGCTGTTTTTGTAGGTGTAGATGCTGGACAAAATCATTTAATTCGTCCAATGATGTACGATGCTTATCACCATATTGTAAACATCAGTAACCCTAAGGGTAAGGAACGTATCTATGATGTAGTAGGATATATTTGTGAGACAGATACTTTTGGTCATAATCGAAAGTTGAATGAAGTTCATGAAGGAGATATCCTTGCGATAAAAAATGCAGGGGCTTATGGCTTTATGATGAGTAATAACTACAACTCAAGACTCAGAGCTGCAGAGGTTCTTATTTACAAAGGAGAGGCAAGATTGATAAGGAAAAGAGAGACTATGGATGATATTGTAAGAAATCAGGTTGATTTCTTCGAGTCTGAAACAGTTCAACAATAA
- a CDS encoding alpha/beta hydrolase family protein, with product MLKKVEFILNSPKNDKRFLLDARWKENSKKKPLIIFTHGFKGFKDWGAFDIIADQFAEKGYVFLKFNFSNNGTTLDYPYEITDFHSFARNTFTKELNDYDTILEYLNSESCFIPNIDLDKIYLVGHSRGGGIGLCLTAQDPRIKKLATWASVPSLNRFFTKDQLEKWENEGVIHVLNGRTQEQLPLHYELVEDFEANRNKLDLDILLPKINVPTLVIHGDEDETVPVQAADLIVSHCPTAEKKIIKGTGHTFGVAHPFEESELPSTIQEVVDLTIGFFDKV from the coding sequence ATGCTGAAGAAAGTTGAATTTATTCTTAACTCACCGAAAAATGATAAGCGTTTCCTACTTGATGCTCGTTGGAAAGAAAATTCAAAGAAAAAACCTTTAATCATTTTCACACATGGTTTTAAAGGCTTTAAAGACTGGGGCGCTTTTGATATCATTGCTGACCAGTTTGCCGAAAAGGGATATGTTTTCCTAAAGTTTAATTTTTCCAATAACGGGACAACTTTAGACTACCCTTATGAAATTACAGACTTCCATAGCTTCGCAAGAAATACATTTACGAAAGAGTTAAATGATTATGATACTATTCTTGAATATCTGAATAGTGAGTCTTGTTTTATTCCTAATATAGATTTAGATAAAATTTATCTTGTGGGTCATAGCAGAGGTGGAGGCATTGGACTTTGTCTTACAGCTCAAGACCCTCGAATCAAGAAACTCGCTACTTGGGCATCGGTTCCTTCTTTAAATCGTTTTTTCACAAAAGATCAATTAGAAAAATGGGAAAATGAAGGTGTTATTCATGTTTTAAATGGAAGAACACAAGAGCAACTGCCACTTCATTATGAACTTGTAGAAGACTTTGAAGCTAACAGAAATAAGTTAGACCTTGATATTCTTCTCCCAAAAATAAATGTTCCTACGCTTGTTATCCACGGAGATGAAGATGAAACAGTTCCTGTGCAGGCAGCTGATTTAATCGTTAGTCATTGCCCGACTGCAGAAAAGAAAATAATCAAAGGAACAGGTCACACTTTTGGCGTTGCACATCCTTTTGAGGAATCAGAATTACCATCAACAATACAAGAAGTTGTTGATCTCACCATCGGATTTTTCGATAAAGTCTAA
- a CDS encoding IMPACT family protein yields MEDSYLTIEGTSEGLYKEKGSKFLAFAYRVRSEEEVREIVQGLRKTYYDARHWCYAYILGADKKKFRANDDGEPGNSAGAPILGQIRSKELTDTLVVVVRYFGGTKLGVSGLINAYKTSAAEALEEADIIEEFLMKTIKVTFEYPLMNEVMKVGKTFDLDFGKQTFDTECHIEFMVREKLFDQVFAKLDDIDGVRVNILS; encoded by the coding sequence ATGGAAGATTCATATTTGACCATAGAGGGAACATCAGAAGGATTATATAAAGAGAAAGGAAGTAAGTTCTTGGCTTTCGCTTATCGGGTTCGATCTGAAGAAGAAGTTCGAGAGATTGTTCAAGGTTTACGTAAGACTTATTATGATGCTCGTCATTGGTGTTATGCCTATATACTTGGAGCTGACAAAAAAAAGTTCAGGGCTAATGATGATGGTGAACCAGGAAACTCTGCTGGTGCTCCAATTCTTGGACAAATTCGTTCGAAAGAATTAACGGATACTTTAGTAGTTGTTGTCCGTTATTTTGGGGGAACAAAATTAGGTGTTTCAGGTTTAATTAATGCCTACAAAACATCTGCTGCAGAAGCTCTTGAAGAAGCGGATATCATTGAAGAATTCTTGATGAAGACGATCAAAGTAACCTTCGAATATCCTTTGATGAATGAGGTGATGAAAGTTGGTAAAACATTTGATCTTGACTTCGGAAAACAAACCTTTGATACCGAATGCCATATCGAATTTATGGTTAGAGAGAAGCTTTTTGATCAAGTTTTTGCAAAACTAGATGATATAGATGGAGTTAGAGTGAATATTTTAAGCTAG
- a CDS encoding PP2C family protein-serine/threonine phosphatase, with the protein MNLFHKIVLKTTTPFLPKGLNNTHPNYYSLITAVLMGIIGTILNGLGVLNYYFQLHLELTSYFLLALTLGNIAAIACIKYNLPKFLTVNLACSIAFFSAIGMTLETGGTTSPNVLLLAAVPGYGFLLGGRKSTIFWFISIITFFGIFDNIITSLNIELKTVILDPEENQLLFINNFLGIIVWLIVTLFIFNQGNLLDKKEIQKQSDQIENQYEELMESSEEVNAANQQLNHQNNQIISSINYAQRIQSALLPNEEKMKVYLPETFIIYKPKDIVSGDFYWFNHIDGNSILITADCTGHGVPGAFMSIIGYQLLQEIVLMRKIIAPDKILKTLRYRLPMLLKQDSNENQDGMDISVTVINHQDNTVHFSGAKSNLAYLKDGKAHLLKGDSITIGGHSIQRKVKNNFKIHELSLNEIDSMYLFTDGFQDQFGGNENKKFLRKNILKALEEVAPLNMEEQKTELLKKLISWKGNRNQTDDILFIGIPSDKVAQFTTKHKTTMVKEPEDLVTIL; encoded by the coding sequence ATGAACTTATTTCACAAGATTGTACTAAAAACTACCACACCATTTTTACCTAAGGGCTTAAATAATACGCACCCAAATTATTACAGTTTAATTACTGCTGTATTAATGGGTATCATTGGAACTATTTTAAATGGTCTTGGTGTATTAAACTACTACTTCCAACTTCACCTTGAATTAACATCATATTTCCTACTAGCATTAACTTTAGGGAATATTGCAGCAATTGCTTGTATTAAATATAATCTACCTAAATTTTTAACAGTTAATTTAGCATGTTCTATAGCGTTCTTCTCAGCTATAGGTATGACATTAGAAACAGGAGGCACAACTTCTCCTAATGTATTACTATTAGCTGCAGTCCCAGGATATGGTTTTTTATTAGGCGGAAGAAAATCAACAATCTTTTGGTTTATTTCTATAATTACTTTTTTCGGTATTTTTGATAATATCATTACATCACTCAACATTGAATTAAAAACGGTAATTTTAGATCCTGAAGAAAATCAATTACTCTTCATTAATAACTTCTTAGGTATCATAGTTTGGTTAATTGTTACACTTTTTATTTTCAATCAAGGAAACTTACTTGATAAAAAAGAAATACAAAAACAGTCTGATCAAATTGAAAATCAATATGAGGAGCTGATGGAATCTTCTGAAGAAGTAAACGCAGCAAACCAACAACTGAATCATCAGAATAATCAAATTATTTCTAGTATAAACTACGCTCAGCGTATTCAAAGTGCACTTTTGCCTAATGAGGAGAAAATGAAAGTCTATTTACCAGAAACTTTCATTATCTATAAACCAAAAGATATTGTAAGTGGAGACTTTTACTGGTTTAACCATATTGATGGCAACTCAATTTTAATTACTGCTGACTGTACAGGGCATGGTGTTCCTGGAGCCTTTATGTCAATCATTGGCTACCAATTATTACAAGAAATTGTTTTAATGCGTAAAATTATAGCTCCAGACAAAATCTTAAAGACTCTACGTTACCGTCTTCCTATGCTATTAAAACAAGATTCAAACGAGAATCAAGATGGTATGGATATAAGCGTAACAGTAATCAATCATCAAGATAATACTGTTCATTTCTCAGGAGCTAAATCAAACTTGGCTTACTTGAAAGATGGAAAAGCTCACCTACTTAAAGGAGATTCAATTACAATTGGTGGACATTCTATTCAACGAAAAGTCAAAAATAACTTCAAAATTCACGAGCTAAGCCTTAATGAAATAGATTCAATGTATCTATTCACAGATGGTTTCCAAGATCAATTTGGAGGGAATGAGAACAAGAAATTCTTAAGAAAGAATATTTTAAAAGCTCTTGAGGAAGTCGCGCCATTAAATATGGAAGAACAAAAGACTGAGTTATTGAAAAAATTAATCAGTTGGAAAGGAAATAGAAATCAAACAGATGATATATTATTCATAGGTATCCCATCTGATAAGGTCGCTCAGTTTACTACAAAGCATAAAACAACAATGGTGAAAGAACCAGAAGATCTTGTAACAATATTATAA
- the hisI gene encoding phosphoribosyl-AMP cyclohydrolase, whose translation MNKLEEGDILSLQFEKRNGLLPVVVQEVKSKEILMLGYANKEAFEETLRSKYATFWSTSRNELWTKGLTSGDTLKVVEIRVDCDQDAIIYIVEKEGRGACHTKSKKGTARTSCFYRKMNLTEEEGELEFIEK comes from the coding sequence ATGAATAAACTAGAAGAAGGAGATATTCTTAGTTTACAGTTCGAAAAGAGAAATGGACTATTGCCTGTTGTTGTGCAGGAAGTGAAGTCAAAAGAAATTCTAATGTTGGGTTATGCTAACAAGGAAGCTTTTGAGGAAACTCTTCGTTCAAAATATGCAACATTTTGGAGTACTTCGCGAAATGAGCTATGGACGAAGGGATTAACTTCGGGAGATACATTGAAAGTTGTAGAGATCCGAGTGGATTGTGATCAAGATGCAATAATTTATATCGTAGAGAAAGAAGGACGTGGTGCATGTCATACCAAAAGTAAAAAAGGGACTGCACGAACTTCGTGTTTCTACCGAAAAATGAATTTGACTGAGGAAGAGGGAGAACTTGAATTCATAGAGAAGTAA
- a CDS encoding phosphatase PAP2 family protein produces MQNKLAKLLSYILHPIFMPLWMTAMLFYFYDFALLINEKGMWFILGFIFVFSICLPLLWIWFMYKVGIVKSLQMPAREERRLPYLMMLFINLGLLYSFSEVMKVGGMVSASFAGISLVLLVLNFSNVFFKISAHSTSITGLLGIFLAEIVCYGLKSYHSFYLMMVLLIISGFVMSSRLLLKVHTLKQVWYGAFFGFVSGFLGVYLFNVLRG; encoded by the coding sequence ATGCAAAATAAATTAGCAAAATTACTCTCCTATATTCTTCATCCTATATTCATGCCCTTATGGATGACGGCTATGCTATTCTATTTCTATGATTTCGCATTGCTGATCAATGAAAAAGGGATGTGGTTCATCTTGGGGTTTATTTTTGTTTTCAGTATATGTTTACCACTGCTTTGGATATGGTTTATGTACAAAGTTGGTATTGTGAAGAGCTTACAAATGCCTGCTCGGGAAGAACGGAGGTTACCTTACTTAATGATGCTTTTTATTAATTTAGGCTTACTCTATTCGTTCTCTGAGGTAATGAAAGTAGGGGGAATGGTGTCTGCAAGTTTTGCTGGTATTAGTTTGGTTCTTTTAGTCCTTAATTTCTCGAATGTATTTTTCAAAATCAGTGCACATTCAACCTCTATAACAGGACTCTTAGGTATTTTCTTAGCAGAAATAGTTTGTTATGGTTTAAAAAGTTACCACAGTTTTTACTTAATGATGGTATTACTGATTATTTCAGGCTTCGTAATGAGTTCGAGGTTACTTTTGAAAGTACATACCCTTAAACAAGTTTGGTATGGGGCTTTTTTCGGTTTCGTAAGCGGTTTTTTAGGCGTGTATTTATTTAATGTTTTGAGGGGCTAA
- a CDS encoding nucleotide exchange factor GrpE — protein sequence MAEDKNENLNPEQEINQEDTVENQVEETTAEDQDTDNVEEQETAEVSSNEEELGKVQQELGEMKDKYLRLYSEFENYRRRTSKEKLDLIKNANEELIKDVLTILDDFERAQKNTKTETEEGEKIMEGLDLIKSKLAKQLEGKGLKEIEDSTGKDFDMDIHEAITQIPAPSDDLKGKVVDVIEKGYTLNDKVIRYAKVVVGA from the coding sequence ATGGCAGAAGATAAGAACGAAAACTTGAATCCAGAACAGGAAATTAATCAAGAAGATACGGTAGAAAATCAAGTAGAGGAAACTACAGCTGAAGATCAAGATACCGATAATGTTGAGGAGCAAGAAACTGCGGAAGTATCATCAAACGAAGAGGAATTGGGAAAAGTGCAGCAAGAATTAGGTGAGATGAAAGATAAATATCTACGTCTTTATTCAGAATTTGAAAACTATAGACGTAGAACATCCAAAGAAAAATTAGACTTGATCAAAAACGCTAATGAAGAATTGATCAAGGATGTGCTTACTATTTTGGATGACTTCGAAAGAGCTCAAAAAAATACGAAGACTGAAACCGAGGAAGGCGAGAAGATTATGGAAGGTTTAGACCTTATCAAATCAAAACTTGCCAAACAATTAGAGGGTAAAGGTCTTAAAGAAATAGAAGATAGTACAGGAAAAGACTTCGATATGGATATCCACGAAGCTATTACACAGATTCCTGCACCATCAGACGATCTTAAAGGTAAAGTTGTGGATGTAATCGAGAAAGGTTACACTCTAAATGATAAGGTAATTAGATATGCAAAAGTAGTTGTTGGAGCATAG
- the rpoN gene encoding RNA polymerase factor sigma-54, whose protein sequence is MQKLNLTQSLRQNLSPQQIQFIKLLQIPTAELQTRIEEELEINPALEEGKEDETYSEEETSEYEETVDSADDENFDEVEDISLEEYANYDDAGGYKMQGDGPSGDEEDRDMPIAMSESLMDNLMDQLGFLKLDERQLVIGKQLVGSIDNDGYIRRELEAIVNDLAFLQNIDTNLDEVEDILKKIQTFEPAGIAARDLQECLDLQLQRRPQNDKITKIARKVILLTFEEFKKKHFTKIQKKLGVTDEELKEAFDVILKLTPKPGGFTSSYAKTQYITPDFIVKEINGKLEVSLNSRNAPELKISRSYAEMIDSYEKSEKKDRKMKQTVTFVKQKLDAAKWFIDAIRQRQETLLKTMNAIVDYQKPFFLSGDEGRLKPMILKDIAEIINMDISTVSRVANSKAVQTDLGIYQLKYFFSESISTDTGEEVSSKEVKHVIKNIIDDEDKRKPLSDEKIEKLLKIRGYNIARRTVAKYREQMGMPVARLRKKL, encoded by the coding sequence ATGCAAAAATTAAATTTAACTCAGAGTTTAAGACAAAACTTATCTCCTCAGCAGATACAGTTTATCAAACTATTGCAGATACCTACAGCAGAGCTACAAACCCGAATTGAAGAGGAGTTGGAAATAAATCCTGCTTTAGAAGAAGGAAAAGAGGACGAGACTTATTCAGAAGAAGAGACTTCTGAGTACGAAGAAACTGTAGATAGTGCTGATGATGAAAATTTTGATGAAGTTGAAGATATCAGTTTAGAAGAATATGCCAATTATGATGATGCTGGCGGCTATAAAATGCAAGGAGACGGTCCTTCAGGTGATGAAGAAGACCGAGATATGCCTATCGCTATGTCAGAATCATTAATGGATAACCTAATGGACCAGTTGGGCTTTTTGAAGTTAGATGAAAGGCAATTGGTGATTGGGAAACAACTTGTAGGTAGTATTGATAATGATGGCTATATCCGTAGAGAGTTAGAGGCTATCGTTAATGATCTTGCCTTTCTCCAAAACATAGATACAAACCTAGATGAAGTAGAAGATATCCTCAAAAAGATACAAACTTTCGAACCAGCAGGTATTGCCGCCCGTGACCTTCAAGAATGTCTTGATCTCCAGCTTCAGCGAAGACCCCAGAATGACAAGATAACTAAAATAGCTAGGAAGGTAATTCTATTAACCTTTGAAGAGTTTAAAAAGAAACACTTTACTAAAATCCAGAAAAAGTTAGGTGTAACCGATGAAGAACTGAAAGAGGCTTTCGATGTAATCTTGAAGCTGACACCTAAGCCAGGTGGGTTTACATCATCTTATGCCAAAACACAATACATAACGCCTGATTTTATTGTAAAGGAGATTAATGGAAAGTTAGAAGTCAGTCTAAACTCTCGTAATGCTCCAGAATTAAAAATCAGTAGATCTTATGCAGAAATGATTGACTCTTATGAGAAGAGTGAGAAAAAGGATCGTAAGATGAAACAAACGGTAACCTTCGTTAAGCAAAAGTTGGATGCTGCGAAATGGTTTATTGATGCAATTCGTCAACGTCAGGAAACACTTTTAAAGACAATGAATGCAATTGTAGATTATCAGAAACCATTTTTCCTTTCAGGTGATGAAGGAAGACTGAAGCCTATGATTCTTAAAGATATTGCAGAAATCATCAATATGGATATTTCTACGGTTTCTCGTGTAGCGAACAGTAAAGCTGTACAAACCGATTTAGGGATCTACCAATTGAAGTATTTCTTTTCTGAGAGTATTTCTACTGATACGGGAGAAGAAGTGAGTAGTAAGGAGGTGAAACACGTTATTAAGAACATCATAGATGATGAGGATAAGCGTAAGCCTCTTTCTGATGAGAAGATAGAAAAATTACTTAAAATTAGAGGCTATAACATTGCAAGAAGGACTGTTGCAAAATACCGAGAACAAATGGGTATGCCTGTGGCAAGATTGAGAAAAAAGTTATAG